Below is a genomic region from Miscanthus floridulus cultivar M001 chromosome 1, ASM1932011v1, whole genome shotgun sequence.
CCTCTTTTGGATCCATTAGAAAATTTCAACAAACATACTATACTATGACGTAGATAGAAAAGAAAATTCACAAAGCTAATAACAGACGAAAACTAAAATGAAAACAATCAAGGCAAAGCGAAGACTATAGAGAGAGGAAAAATTAAAGAGGGGTCAGAGGGAGGGGCATCCGCATCCTCCTATATAACGACCACCTCCTCCCACCGCTTCCTCCCACGCCTCCCAACCTCCTCTGCTCCCAAGATCTCCCCCCACCTCCCGGTCCGGTCCGGTAGCAGAGAGCGGGGCAGAGAGAGATCGAGATCCGGAGGCGCGAGCACCAGCACCACCCACCACCGTCTGCGGCAATGGCGGGCACGGTGACGGTCCCGGGGTCGTCGGTCCCCTCGACGCCGCTGCTCAAGGACGAGCTCGACATCGTGATCCCGACGATCCGCAACCTCGACTTCCTCGAGATGTGGAGGCCCTTCTTCCAGTCCTACCACCTCATCATCGTGCAGGACGGcgaccccaccaagaccatcaAGGTGCCCGAGGGCTTCGACTACGAGCTCTACAACCGCAACGACATCAACCGCATCCTCGGGCCCAAGGCCTCCTGCATCTCCTTCAAGGACTCCGCGTGCCGCTGCTTCGGCTACATGGTCTCCAAGAAGAAGTACATCTACACCATCGACGACGACTGCTTCGTAAGcctccttcttctctctctcgcgtTTCGTTTCGTTCAATTCCCCGTGGATCCGAACGAAAGGCGGGGTCTTGACGCCGGATCTGGGTCAAATTCGATCGAATTGGACCAGATCCGCCCGGGTCAGATCTGGATCTAGTCGCGCGCGGTCAAACGCGTTGATCCGTAGGAGGTTGCGGGTAGTCTAGCATTACGGATCTCGATCCGGAGCAGCTGGCTGTGCTCAGTAGCTCTAGTGCCGCCGTTCCGACAGGAAACAGGGGATGCTGCCAGCTAGCCATACCTACGATCGGGGGTTGCTAGATGTTTGCCACCTCGTACTGGTAGTTAGTGCCACCTCCTTTTCATCTTGGCCGGGGGTCCTTGTTTATGTGATCCCATCGCGGATCACAAGCTTGGCACATTCAGTTTGTCATTTACTTAATAACCAAAACGTGACAGAATGCTCTAATGTTATTGGATCTGGACTAGATGGTTGCTTCAGATCAGATCCGAGCAGTCACAACTTTTGTAATTCACAGTCTAGTTTAATTTTTACATACTCCATGTAAGATCCACATCACTACATTCATAATTCTGACAATGGAACTAGCAGCATCATGATCTATAGTAACATTGGAAGTAGTATCCAGCAGTCCAATCAAATTCTGAATTTTGATCGCCTGAGCTAGCAGCACTGTGATCTGTCAGAAACATTAGCAGTAATATCCAGCTATGCGATTGAATTATGAATTTTACCATCTGAGCGGGCAGGTGCCACGATCTGAACTAGAGCTACATCATTGCACACCTGCTATTTTATCGCACTAACCAAATATCTTTGCATGTCATTTAGGTTGCCAAGGACCCAACTGGCAAGGATATCAATGCTCTTGAGCAGCACATCAAGAACATCATGAGCCCATCCACCCCGTTCTTCTTCAACACCCTGTACGACCCCTACCGCGAGGGTGCTGACTTTGTGCGTGGATACCCCTTCAGCCTCAGGGAGGGTACCCACACTGCTGTCTCCCACGGCCTGTGGCTGAACATCCCTGACTATGATGCTCCCACACAGCTGGTCAAGCCTAAGGAGAGGAACGAGAGGTATTGCATTTTGTTCTCATTTTTTATCTGACATTCTGGCAGCTGTCCTGCTGCATCAAGGGTTGGGTCTAACTCCCCTTCTTTCAGGTATGTTGATGCTGTCATGACAATCCCCAAGGGAACCTTGTTTCCCATGTGCGGCATGAACCTTTGCTTCGATAGGGATCTCATTGGCCCTGCTATGTACTTTGGTCTCATGGGTGATGGCCAGCCCATTGGTCGCTACGACGACATGTGGGCAGGATGGTGTGTGAAGGTGTGTGGTCTCTCTGTTCTTGCCTCTACAGTTTATTTTGTTCCTAAAAACATAATGTCCATTGGACTGATGATTTTATACAACTGTAAAATGATAACTTTAGGTCATCTGCGACCACTTGAGCCTGGGAGTCAAGACTGGCCTGCCATACATCTGGCACAGCAAGGCTAGCAACCCCTTTGTTAACTTGAGGAAGGAATACAAGGGCATCTTCTGGCAGGAGGACATCATCCCCTTCTTCCAGAACGTGACCATCCCCAAGGATTGCGACACCGTCCAGAAGTGCTACCTCTACCTCTCCGGAGAGGTGAAGGAGAAGCTAGGCAAGATTGACCCCTACTTTGTCAAGCTCGCTGACGCCATGGTCACCTGGATTGAGGCCTGGGATGAGCTGAACCCGGCTACCCCCGCCGCCGAGAATGGCAAGGCCAAGTAGATGGAGTCCCTGGGGTGCCTTCACTGCCCACTGAAGTGAAAAGAAAGTATGATTGGGTCCTGCCTAGGCCCCATAGATATAGCTCTTTTTGAGAGGGAAGAGATCAATTCAGCAGCAGCTTTTATAAATTCTTTGTTGCTATGAAGCAGGTGGTTCTTTTGTAGTTGATGAAAGGGATTTGTCGTCACTATCATTTACATAATTCAGAGAATAATTTATATTGTGTAATTTTGAGAATCAAAGCACTGTTTGTGTTATAGCATGTCTATGAATGTGCATTGCTGCCTTTTTTTCTTGTGTAACCAAGGCGATAGTTAAGATTTCAGATTGTCAGCCTGAATGCCCATTGATCTGCTCTTGTCCATGCTTACAAAATCAGTTGCTCTGAACTTTGACCTGTGGAAGCTCTGACCTCTGGTTGGTAGTCTTGTCTTACCCAGGCTGGAATGCCCATCGATCTGCTCTTGTCCATGCTTTACAAAATCAGGCCTTGATTAGATTGCAAATTTGTGCAATCTGGACACCgcagcacgtttcgtttgtatttgacaaactttgtccgaccATAGaataactaggctcaaaagattcatctcgtgatctacaactaaactgtataattaattatttttttacctatatttaatactccatacatgcttccaaaaattaatgtgatggagagagagtgaaaaaacttagaattttaaGACAATCTAAACAAGGGCTCAGCTGGAGTCTGAACTGTGACCTGCGGAAGCTCTGGACCTCTGGTAGTCTTGTCTtacccaggccttgtttagatcctattaaagttccaagttttttcactctctctattacatcaatttttagccgtttgcatggagtattaaatgtaggtaaaaaaataactaattacacagtttaattgaaaatcacgagatgaatcttttgagcctagttggtccacgattggacaatatttaccaaataagacgaaagtggtactattcatcaggttgaaaaaagttgggaaaaagtctactccaccccctcaactatggaaggtggtctacataaccccctcaactatgaaaccgtctgttttaccccctgaactttccaaaaccgtctaatttacccctgggcggtttttcagggcggttttgctacagtacagcgggtctgctacagtgacagcgggtttgctacagtaccggtgttttgaattttcttttttttttgtttattttcgttgaatttttgaaaaatcatagtaaatcatagaaaaatcgtaaaatgaaaaatctaattttattggactccgcatgagtagatctacacagtgaatatataatacggtatgttttagtacaaattttttttgtagctttagattaattggaaaatctaattttgtctgtaattaattggaataattcatagctgcagcttctatggtccaattgtggtaaaatttttatggtacgctaattattgtatgcttgaactatagtaaaaatttcgtactcattggactatgtataacttagttatagataaattctaattaattacagacaaaattggattttccaattaatctaaagctacaaaaaaaatttgtactaaaacataccgtattatatattcactgtgtagatctactcatgtgaagtccaataaaattagatttttcattttacgatttttctatgatttactatgatttttcaaaaattcaacgaaaataaacaaaaaaaagaaaattcaaaacaccggtactgtagcaaacccgctgtcactgtagcagacccgctgttactgtagcgaACCCGCCctgaaaaaccgcccaggggtaaattagacggttttggaaagttcagggggtaaaacagacggtttcatagttgagggggttatgtagaccacctTCCATAGTTGAGGGagtggagtagactttttccaaaaaagttgcaatctaaacaagggccCTGGCTTTAGGGGTTACAACACCAGTAGCTCTGAACTGAGCTGTGGAAGCTCAGGTAGTATTATGACGGGGGTATGGTCTTGCACATCATCAGTACTAGCTCTGAGCCAACTCTGAAGTCTGAGCTACGGCAAAATTTGCATGAAGAAACACGGTAGGTAAAGCATGTGCCACCGACAAGAATCTGCCACCGACATAATAAAGAATGAAAATCGAATGCTTGAGCTCCGTGAGTGATTGAATCTGTCAGAGTTGGTAAAATGAATTGGACAAGACACAAGagtttctttagcatcttctttTGTGAGAGAATATCAGTTCATTGACTTTCTGAGTAgataaaaacaaaaagaaaagaa
It encodes:
- the LOC136532789 gene encoding probable UDP-arabinopyranose mutase 1, with the translated sequence MAGTVTVPGSSVPSTPLLKDELDIVIPTIRNLDFLEMWRPFFQSYHLIIVQDGDPTKTIKVPEGFDYELYNRNDINRILGPKASCISFKDSACRCFGYMVSKKKYIYTIDDDCFVAKDPTGKDINALEQHIKNIMSPSTPFFFNTLYDPYREGADFVRGYPFSLREGTHTAVSHGLWLNIPDYDAPTQLVKPKERNERYVDAVMTIPKGTLFPMCGMNLCFDRDLIGPAMYFGLMGDGQPIGRYDDMWAGWCVKVICDHLSLGVKTGLPYIWHSKASNPFVNLRKEYKGIFWQEDIIPFFQNVTIPKDCDTVQKCYLYLSGEVKEKLGKIDPYFVKLADAMVTWIEAWDELNPATPAAENGKAK